Proteins encoded together in one Anoxybacillus flavithermus window:
- a CDS encoding 16S rRNA (uracil(1498)-N(3))-methyltransferase, whose protein sequence is MQRYFVRNEQIVGDHVMISGDDVHHIGRVMRMNEGDRFLCCNERSETMLCEIEQISNDFVRCRIIQWIEANVELPVHVYVASGLLKGDKYELVLQKGTELGAKGFLPLITSRSIVKWDEKKGDKKVERWQKIVKEAAEQSHRAYMPSVCAPMTIRELIAWARDINYKYIAYEEEAKEGRHRSFAHLLQTMSKEDSLLIVFGPEGGLSEQEVALLKEHGFVACSLGPRILRAETAPLYALSAVSYEWELR, encoded by the coding sequence TTGCAACGGTATTTTGTACGTAACGAGCAAATCGTTGGCGATCACGTCATGATTTCTGGCGATGACGTCCATCATATCGGACGGGTGATGCGCATGAATGAAGGGGATCGCTTTCTTTGTTGTAATGAACGTAGTGAAACGATGCTTTGTGAGATCGAACAAATTTCCAATGATTTTGTTCGCTGCCGTATTATACAATGGATAGAGGCAAACGTTGAACTTCCTGTACACGTATATGTCGCAAGCGGATTGCTAAAAGGAGATAAATACGAACTCGTTTTACAAAAAGGAACAGAGCTTGGAGCAAAAGGGTTTCTTCCGCTTATCACCTCTCGTTCGATCGTGAAATGGGACGAGAAAAAAGGGGATAAAAAAGTGGAACGTTGGCAAAAAATCGTGAAAGAAGCGGCTGAACAGTCGCACAGAGCTTACATGCCATCTGTTTGTGCTCCGATGACGATTCGTGAACTTATTGCATGGGCGCGCGACATCAATTATAAATATATTGCGTATGAAGAAGAGGCGAAAGAAGGACGTCACCGTTCGTTTGCTCATCTTCTTCAAACGATGAGCAAGGAGGACTCTCTCCTCATCGTTTTTGGACCAGAAGGAGGCCTCTCTGAACAAGAGGTGGCGTTATTAAAAGAACATGGATTCGTCGCATGCAGTCTTGGGCCACGTATTTTACGGGCAGAGACAGCGCCATTATATGCATTATCCGCTGTATCTTATGAATGGGAACTTAGGTGA
- a CDS encoding helix-turn-helix transcriptional regulator, producing MELNKRQEQILQIVKDHGPITGEHIAEKLNLTRATLRPDLAILTMAGYLEARPRVGYFYTGKTGTQLLADKIKKMKVSDYQSIPVVIHENMSVYDAIVTMFLEDVGTLFVVDEESLLVGVLSRKDLLRASIGKQELTSIPVNIIMTRMPNITFCGKDDLLIDVAQKLIEKQIDAMPVVKKVDKGYEVIGRITKTNMTKVLVALAKEDVL from the coding sequence ATCGAACTCAATAAACGTCAAGAACAAATTTTGCAAATCGTCAAAGATCACGGCCCAATTACTGGGGAGCATATCGCTGAAAAGCTCAACTTAACACGTGCGACGTTACGTCCGGATTTAGCGATTTTAACGATGGCAGGGTATTTAGAAGCGAGACCTCGTGTTGGCTATTTTTATACAGGAAAAACAGGGACACAGTTGCTTGCTGATAAAATTAAGAAAATGAAGGTGAGCGACTATCAATCCATTCCGGTTGTCATTCATGAAAACATGAGCGTTTATGATGCGATTGTTACGATGTTTTTAGAAGATGTCGGAACGTTGTTTGTTGTGGATGAAGAGTCGCTGCTTGTCGGTGTGCTATCCCGAAAAGATTTGCTGCGCGCCAGCATCGGAAAACAAGAGTTGACGTCTATTCCTGTCAATATCATTATGACGCGAATGCCGAATATTACATTTTGTGGAAAAGATGATTTATTGATTGATGTTGCCCAAAAACTAATTGAAAAACAAATTGATGCGATGCCAGTCGTTAAAAAAGTCGACAAAGGGTATGAAGTCATTGGACGTATTACAAAAACAAACATGACAAAGGTGCTTGTCGCGTTAGCAAAAGAAGACGTGCTTTAA
- the mtaB gene encoding tRNA (N(6)-L-threonylcarbamoyladenosine(37)-C(2))-methylthiotransferase MtaB — translation MPTVAFHTLGCKVNHYETEAIWQLFKQAGYERKDFESHADVYVINTCTVTNTGDKKSRQVIRRAVRRNPDAVVCVTGCYAQTSPAEVMAIPGVDIVIGTQDRSKILEYIEQFKQQRQPINGVRNIMKTRVYEELDVPAFTDRTRASLKIQEGCNNFCTFCIIPWARGLMRSRDPKEVIRQAQQLVDAGYKEIVLTGIHTGGYGEDMKDYNFAMLLRDIDEQVKGLKRLRISSIEASQITDEVIDVLRQSDKIVRHLHIPLQSGSNAVLKRMRRKYTTEFFAERLARLREVFPDLAVTSDVIVGFPGETEEEFMETYEFIREQRFSELHVFPYSKRTGTPAARMPDQVDEEVKNERVHRLIALSDQLAKEYASKFEGQVLEVIPEELYKEDPTSGLYVGYTDNYLKVKFPATEEMVGQLVKVKITKAGYPYNEGEFVRVIDDAHEAIRLSS, via the coding sequence ATGCCAACGGTTGCATTTCATACGTTAGGATGCAAAGTGAATCATTACGAAACAGAAGCGATTTGGCAGTTATTTAAACAAGCAGGATACGAGCGAAAAGACTTTGAAAGCCACGCCGATGTATACGTTATTAATACGTGTACAGTAACGAATACAGGCGATAAAAAAAGCCGTCAAGTCATTCGTCGCGCGGTGCGCCGCAATCCTGATGCAGTCGTTTGTGTAACGGGCTGTTATGCGCAAACGTCTCCAGCGGAAGTTATGGCGATTCCTGGTGTCGATATCGTCATCGGGACACAAGATCGCAGCAAAATTTTAGAGTACATTGAGCAGTTTAAACAACAACGCCAGCCGATTAACGGTGTGCGCAATATTATGAAAACGCGTGTATATGAAGAGCTTGATGTGCCTGCATTTACCGATCGAACGCGGGCGTCGCTAAAAATTCAAGAAGGGTGCAATAACTTTTGTACGTTTTGCATTATTCCATGGGCGCGCGGTTTAATGCGCTCGCGCGATCCGAAAGAAGTTATTCGTCAGGCGCAACAACTCGTTGACGCGGGATATAAAGAAATTGTATTGACGGGCATTCATACAGGCGGATATGGAGAAGATATGAAAGATTACAATTTCGCCATGTTGTTGCGCGATATTGATGAGCAAGTAAAAGGATTAAAACGTTTGCGCATTTCATCGATTGAAGCGAGCCAAATTACAGATGAAGTGATCGACGTATTGAGACAATCGGATAAAATCGTCCGTCATTTACACATTCCGTTGCAATCTGGTTCAAACGCGGTGTTAAAGCGAATGCGCCGCAAATATACAACTGAATTTTTTGCGGAGAGACTAGCTCGTTTACGTGAAGTATTTCCAGACTTAGCTGTAACATCAGATGTAATCGTCGGTTTCCCTGGGGAGACGGAAGAAGAATTTATGGAAACATATGAATTTATTCGCGAGCAACGCTTCTCCGAACTGCATGTCTTTCCATACTCAAAACGGACAGGCACACCAGCCGCAAGAATGCCAGATCAAGTCGATGAAGAAGTGAAAAACGAGCGCGTGCATCGTTTAATTGCACTTTCCGATCAGCTAGCGAAAGAGTACGCATCAAAGTTTGAAGGACAAGTGCTTGAAGTCATTCCAGAAGAGCTTTATAAAGAAGATCCAACGAGCGGATTATATGTCGGTTATACGGATAACTATTTAAAAGTGAAATTCCCAGCAACAGAAGAAATGGTCGGTCAACTCGTGAAAGTGAAAATTACAAAAGCAGGCTATCCATATAACGAAGGGGAATTTGTTCGTGTCATTGACGATGCTCATGAAGCCATTCGGCTAAGCTCATAA
- a CDS encoding pyruvate, water dikinase regulatory protein — translation MSQIVYVVSDSAGETAELVVKAAASQFQGALVQFRRVPYVEDVGTLSEVVALAKMNRGIIVFTLVIPEMRQFLLAEAAREGVPVYDIIGPLIEQMEQLFQMAPRCEPGPVRVLDEDYFRKIEAIEFAVKYDDGRDPRGILRADIVLIGVSRTSKTPLSQYLAHKRFKVANVPIVPEVDPPEELFQVSPKKCFGLKISPEKLNEIRRERLKSLGLDDRAIYANIDRIKEELQYFDEIVKKIGCEVIDVTNKAVEETANVIINIMRKREK, via the coding sequence ATGAGTCAAATCGTATATGTCGTATCCGATTCAGCAGGGGAGACGGCCGAACTCGTTGTGAAAGCAGCAGCGAGCCAGTTTCAAGGAGCGCTCGTTCAATTTCGTCGTGTTCCGTACGTAGAAGATGTTGGAACGCTATCAGAGGTTGTCGCTTTAGCAAAAATGAACCGAGGAATTATCGTCTTTACATTAGTTATACCCGAGATGCGTCAATTTTTATTAGCGGAGGCAGCACGTGAAGGAGTTCCTGTATACGATATTATTGGACCGCTCATTGAACAAATGGAACAACTATTTCAAATGGCACCACGTTGTGAACCAGGTCCTGTTCGTGTATTAGATGAAGACTATTTCCGAAAAATTGAAGCGATCGAATTTGCGGTAAAATATGATGATGGACGTGATCCTCGTGGCATTTTGCGAGCTGATATCGTTTTAATTGGGGTATCGCGCACCTCGAAAACACCACTATCGCAATATTTAGCCCATAAACGTTTTAAAGTCGCGAACGTGCCGATCGTTCCAGAAGTCGATCCGCCTGAAGAACTATTTCAAGTTTCGCCTAAAAAATGTTTCGGTCTAAAAATTAGTCCAGAAAAGTTAAATGAAATTCGCCGAGAGCGTTTGAAATCACTTGGATTAGATGATCGTGCCATTTACGCAAACATTGACCGAATTAAAGAAGAGTTGCAATATTTTGATGAAATTGTAAAGAAAATTGGTTGTGAAGTTATCGATGTAACAAACAAAGCCGTTGAAGAAACAGCGAATGTCATTATAAATATTATGCGCAAAAGAGAAAAATAA
- a CDS encoding NfeD family protein, with protein MAGFIIAFTHPFLAALLLIAGSVLFVWQLYDARWGWKGTVSLICFLLFFSSHLAAGLTTFGAIMLFTIGLILLVIELFVPGGVIGFLGLGTLVWSLFLAAKHSPFVTMSLAVAIVGALMMGLWLSRVSKKKMALFEKIVLTDEQRNEEGYVSHEARMDLVGKRGVAITVLRPAGTALIDGERVDVVTEGEYIERHRPIEVIHVDGLKVVVRECKKEEEVV; from the coding sequence ATGGCCGGTTTCATTATTGCTTTTACGCATCCGTTTCTTGCTGCGCTTTTACTCATCGCCGGCAGCGTGTTGTTTGTTTGGCAACTATACGATGCACGTTGGGGATGGAAAGGAACTGTAAGCCTCATTTGCTTTTTGCTTTTTTTCTCATCGCATTTAGCGGCTGGTTTAACAACTTTCGGAGCGATCATGTTATTTACTATTGGTCTTATTTTGTTAGTCATTGAGCTGTTTGTGCCAGGTGGCGTCATTGGTTTTCTCGGGCTCGGTACGCTCGTGTGGAGTTTATTTTTGGCAGCAAAACATTCCCCATTTGTTACGATGTCGTTAGCAGTAGCCATTGTGGGTGCGCTTATGATGGGATTATGGCTTAGCCGAGTAAGCAAAAAGAAGATGGCGCTTTTTGAAAAAATAGTGCTGACCGACGAACAGCGGAATGAAGAAGGATATGTGTCCCATGAGGCACGTATGGATTTAGTCGGGAAACGCGGAGTGGCCATCACTGTATTGCGGCCAGCAGGAACAGCGCTCATTGATGGCGAACGTGTAGATGTTGTCACAGAAGGAGAATATATTGAACGACATCGACCAATTGAAGTTATTCATGTAGATGGGTTAAAAGTCGTCGTTCGAGAATGTAAAAAAGAGGAGGAAGTCGTATGA
- the era gene encoding GTPase Era: protein MIQEGYKSGFVAIIGRPNVGKSTFLNRVIGQKIAIMSDKPQTTRNKIQGVYTTDDAQIIFIDTPGIHKPKHKLGDFMVKVAQSALQEVDLILFMVNAVEGIGRGDEFIIERLKQVQTPVFLVINKIDEVHPDDLLPLIEQYRSLHSFAEVIPISALQGNNVETLLQQIKNYLPEGPQYYPAHQVTDHPERFIIAEFIREKALHLTREEVPHSIAVVIDSIERRENSDTVYVAATIIVERDSQKGIIIGKRGQMLKEIGQRARADIEALLGSKVFLELWVKVQKDWRNKMAHLRDLGYREDEY, encoded by the coding sequence ATGATTCAGGAAGGATATAAATCAGGATTCGTAGCAATTATCGGACGACCAAATGTAGGGAAATCTACATTTTTAAATCGCGTCATCGGGCAAAAAATTGCGATTATGAGCGATAAACCGCAAACGACGCGCAATAAAATTCAAGGTGTATACACAACAGATGACGCACAAATCATTTTCATTGATACGCCAGGCATTCATAAGCCGAAACATAAGCTTGGCGACTTTATGGTGAAAGTAGCGCAAAGCGCGTTGCAAGAAGTTGATTTAATTTTATTTATGGTGAATGCTGTAGAAGGGATCGGCCGCGGTGACGAGTTTATTATTGAACGTTTAAAACAAGTACAAACGCCAGTGTTTTTAGTCATTAATAAAATTGATGAAGTGCATCCTGATGATCTATTACCGCTGATTGAGCAATATCGCTCACTCCATTCGTTTGCCGAAGTCATTCCTATTTCAGCGTTGCAAGGAAATAACGTAGAAACGTTGTTGCAGCAAATTAAAAACTACTTACCTGAAGGACCGCAGTATTATCCTGCGCATCAAGTGACAGATCACCCGGAGCGATTTATTATCGCCGAATTTATTCGTGAAAAAGCGCTCCATTTAACGCGCGAAGAAGTACCACATTCCATTGCAGTTGTCATCGATTCGATTGAACGTCGGGAAAATAGCGATACCGTATATGTGGCGGCGACAATTATCGTTGAACGTGATTCGCAAAAGGGAATTATTATTGGCAAACGCGGTCAAATGTTAAAGGAAATCGGTCAACGTGCACGTGCTGATATCGAAGCGCTACTCGGTTCGAAAGTGTTTTTAGAGTTGTGGGTGAAGGTACAAAAAGATTGGCGTAATAAAATGGCACATTTGCGAGACCTTGGCTATCGTGAAGATGAATATTAA
- a CDS encoding GatB/YqeY domain-containing protein, with protein MSLLERLNNDMKQAMKNKEKDKLSVIRMVKSALQNEAIKLGKTLTEDEELTVLSRELKQRKDSLQEFEKAGRTDLVDKVKEEITVLELYMPKQLSEEELVQIVKETIAEVGASSKADIGKVMGAIMPKVKGKADGSLVNKLVQQHLS; from the coding sequence ATGAGTCTTCTCGAACGTTTGAACAATGATATGAAGCAAGCGATGAAAAACAAAGAGAAGGACAAATTATCGGTCATTCGCATGGTGAAATCCGCTTTACAAAATGAAGCGATTAAACTTGGCAAAACGTTGACCGAGGATGAAGAATTAACCGTACTTTCTCGCGAATTAAAACAGCGTAAAGACTCCCTCCAAGAATTTGAAAAAGCTGGTCGCACAGACCTTGTTGATAAAGTCAAGGAAGAAATTACGGTTCTTGAACTTTACATGCCGAAGCAGTTGAGCGAAGAAGAGCTTGTGCAAATCGTAAAAGAAACGATTGCCGAAGTCGGTGCTTCCTCAAAAGCGGATATAGGTAAAGTGATGGGAGCGATCATGCCGAAAGTGAAAGGAAAAGCTGACGGCTCGCTCGTGAACAAACTTGTTCAACAACATTTAAGCTAA
- the ybeY gene encoding rRNA maturation RNase YbeY: MLIIDFMDETNEITEQQIELIEQLLQHAAKEEHVPDGAEVSVTFVDNEKIREINRDYRGKDQPTDVISFALEEMGEEEIEIVGIDVPPVLGDIIISVPKAREQAEQYGHSFMRELGFLAVHGFLHLLGYDHETEEEEKVMFAKQEQLLQQFGLTR, from the coding sequence ATGTTAATTATTGACTTTATGGATGAAACGAATGAAATAACAGAACAACAAATCGAGCTTATTGAACAGTTATTACAACATGCTGCAAAGGAAGAACATGTGCCAGATGGGGCAGAAGTAAGCGTCACATTTGTGGATAATGAAAAAATTCGCGAAATTAATCGCGATTATCGCGGAAAAGATCAGCCGACCGATGTTATTTCGTTCGCCCTTGAGGAGATGGGTGAAGAAGAAATTGAAATTGTCGGTATAGATGTACCACCTGTGCTTGGAGATATTATTATTTCCGTTCCAAAAGCGCGTGAGCAGGCAGAACAATACGGTCATTCGTTTATGCGCGAACTCGGTTTTCTAGCTGTACACGGTTTTTTACATTTACTCGGTTACGATCATGAAACGGAAGAAGAAGAGAAAGTAATGTTTGCAAAACAAGAGCAATTATTACAACAGTTCGGCTTAACGAGATGA
- the rpsU gene encoding 30S ribosomal protein S21 codes for MSKTIVRKNESLEDALRRFKRAVSKTGTLQEARKREFYEKPSVRRKKKSEAARKRKY; via the coding sequence ATGTCAAAAACGATCGTTCGTAAAAACGAGTCGCTTGAAGATGCTCTTCGTCGCTTCAAACGTGCGGTTTCAAAAACAGGTACGTTGCAAGAAGCAAGAAAGCGCGAATTCTATGAAAAGCCAAGCGTAAGACGTAAGAAAAAGTCTGAAGCGGCTAGAAAGCGCAAATATTAA
- a CDS encoding diacylglycerol kinase family protein, which produces MRWKRFVTSVWYALNGVRLAVCYERNMRIHLVAAIIVIVAAAVFRVSKMEWLVLLITIGIVISLEIVNSAIERAVDLVTDEYRPLAKEAKDLAAGAVLVFAFLSIIIGISIFLPYLHVFFKNSLHFHK; this is translated from the coding sequence GTGCGTTGGAAACGATTTGTCACTAGCGTATGGTATGCTTTAAATGGGGTTCGTCTTGCGGTTTGTTATGAGCGAAATATGCGCATTCATCTCGTAGCCGCGATTATCGTGATCGTCGCTGCAGCGGTATTTCGCGTTTCGAAAATGGAATGGCTTGTGTTGCTGATAACGATCGGTATCGTTATCAGCCTGGAAATTGTCAATAGCGCAATAGAACGGGCGGTCGATTTAGTGACGGATGAGTATCGACCATTGGCAAAGGAAGCAAAAGACTTAGCAGCTGGTGCCGTACTTGTCTTTGCTTTTCTTTCTATCATCATTGGCATTTCCATTTTTTTGCCTTATTTGCATGTATTTTTTAAAAATTCTTTACATTTTCATAAATAG
- the yqfC gene encoding sporulation protein YqfC — translation MIGKWKNKMRQWLTNQMELPADVVADLPRITMIGHIHIYIENHRGLLLFTDRELRLLLKNGQLLVKGESFSIKTILPEEILLEGKISQVLYLEE, via the coding sequence ATGATCGGAAAATGGAAAAACAAAATGCGACAATGGTTAACAAATCAAATGGAGCTGCCTGCGGACGTTGTCGCTGACCTCCCCCGCATTACGATGATTGGGCATATTCATATTTACATAGAAAACCATCGCGGTTTACTTCTGTTTACAGATCGCGAATTACGCTTGTTGTTAAAAAATGGTCAGCTACTTGTTAAAGGGGAATCGTTTAGCATTAAAACGATTTTGCCAGAAGAAATTTTGCTCGAAGGGAAAATTAGTCAAGTATTATATTTAGAAGAATAG
- a CDS encoding PhoH family protein, giving the protein MSEQFVTIYPNVQNTDEALALFGTHDVHLKRIEQELGVSIVTRGEAISVSGSKQHVELVDELLRHLLLVIRKGIVISERDVLYALQMAKNGTISYFVELYNEEIGKNAKGKAIRVKTLGQRQYVSAIQRHDLIFGIGPAGTGKTYLAVVMAVQALKNGQVKRIILTRPAVEAGENLGFLPGDLKEKVDPYLRPLYDALHDVLGHEHTQRLIERGAIEIAPLAYMRGRTLDDAFVILDEAQNTTPSQMKMFLTRLGFGSKMVITGDISQVDLPKGVRSGLMIAKDILTNVNGISFVFLEQADVVRHPLVGKIIAAYEDAGM; this is encoded by the coding sequence ATGTCGGAACAGTTTGTCACGATTTACCCTAACGTACAAAATACAGATGAAGCGCTTGCTTTATTTGGTACGCACGATGTTCATTTAAAGCGCATTGAGCAGGAGCTCGGTGTTTCAATTGTGACGCGCGGAGAAGCGATAAGCGTGTCAGGAAGCAAGCAACATGTTGAGCTTGTTGATGAATTGCTTCGCCATTTGTTACTTGTTATTCGTAAAGGTATTGTGATTAGCGAGCGAGATGTGCTTTATGCACTACAAATGGCGAAAAACGGAACAATTTCTTACTTCGTTGAACTGTACAACGAAGAAATTGGAAAAAACGCGAAAGGAAAAGCGATTCGTGTCAAAACGCTCGGTCAGCGTCAATACGTATCAGCTATCCAGCGCCACGACTTAATTTTTGGCATCGGACCAGCAGGAACAGGAAAGACGTATTTAGCGGTTGTGATGGCTGTACAGGCATTGAAAAACGGACAAGTCAAACGCATTATTTTGACGCGTCCGGCTGTGGAAGCGGGCGAAAATTTAGGCTTTTTGCCGGGAGATTTAAAAGAAAAAGTGGATCCGTATTTACGTCCGCTTTACGATGCGCTTCATGACGTGCTCGGTCATGAGCATACACAACGATTAATTGAACGCGGTGCCATTGAAATTGCTCCGCTTGCCTATATGCGCGGTAGAACGTTAGATGATGCGTTCGTCATTTTAGACGAGGCGCAAAATACAACACCTTCGCAAATGAAAATGTTTTTAACACGTCTTGGTTTTGGTTCGAAAATGGTCATTACCGGCGATATTTCGCAAGTCGATTTACCAAAAGGTGTTCGTTCTGGGCTTATGATTGCAAAAGATATCTTAACGAATGTAAACGGAATTTCATTCGTCTTTTTGGAGCAAGCTGATGTTGTACGCCATCCGCTTGTCGGCAAAATTATCGCCGCATATGAAGATGCAGGAATGTAA
- the recO gene encoding DNA repair protein RecO encodes MFEKCEGIVIRTIDYGETNKIVTIFTREWGKVAAMARGAKKPSSRLSSVTQIFTYGIFLIQKSRGVGSLHQGELLSTMRYIREDIFLTAYASYIVELTDKATEERRPNPYLFELLLQTLTYMNEGLDAEVLTYIYEMKLLPAFGLYPKLDGCAICGEKEGTFAFSIAQGGFLCHRCFEHDPHRIPMTPSVLKLLRLFYYVDLSRIGQIAVKSETKQQIKTIISAYYDEYSGLSLKTKRFLQQLHTLDGKSGQI; translated from the coding sequence ATGTTTGAAAAATGCGAAGGAATTGTCATTCGAACAATTGACTATGGAGAGACGAATAAAATCGTCACAATATTTACGCGCGAATGGGGGAAGGTTGCTGCGATGGCACGTGGAGCAAAAAAGCCGAGCAGCCGCCTTTCTTCTGTCACGCAAATATTTACATACGGTATATTTTTAATTCAAAAAAGTCGCGGGGTTGGAAGCTTGCATCAAGGGGAATTGCTTTCAACGATGCGCTATATACGTGAAGATATTTTTTTAACAGCATACGCTTCATACATTGTCGAATTGACGGATAAAGCAACGGAAGAAAGACGCCCGAATCCATATTTATTTGAACTTCTTTTACAAACGCTCACATATATGAACGAAGGACTCGATGCGGAAGTGTTGACGTATATATACGAGATGAAGCTGCTTCCGGCATTCGGGCTATATCCGAAGTTAGACGGCTGTGCCATTTGCGGAGAAAAAGAAGGGACGTTTGCTTTTTCGATTGCACAAGGAGGATTTTTGTGTCACCGCTGTTTTGAGCACGATCCACACCGCATTCCGATGACCCCATCGGTTTTAAAATTACTTCGCCTTTTTTACTACGTTGATTTGTCTCGCATCGGTCAAATCGCTGTCAAATCGGAAACGAAACAACAAATAAAAACGATTATTTCAGCTTATTACGACGAATATTCGGGCCTTTCGCTGAAGACGAAACGTTTTTTACAGCAACTACATACGTTGGACGGTAAAAGCGGACAAATATAA
- the floA gene encoding flotillin-like protein FloA (flotillin-like protein involved in membrane lipid rafts), producing MTPDQFLFIIAIALGLVLLAVFFSFVPVMLWISALASGVPISIFTLIGMRLRRVIPSRVINPLIKAKKAGLDVTTNQLESHYLAGGNVDRVVNALIAAQRANINLTFERCAAIDLAGRNVLEAVQMSVNPKVIETPFISGVAMDGIEVKAKARITVRANIDRLVGGAGEETIIARVGEGIVSTIGSQHDHKKVLENPDMISQTVLAKGLDSGTAFEILSIDIADIDIGKNIGAELQTDQAEADKKIAQAKAEERRAMAVALEQEMKARVQEMQAKVVEAEAQVPLAMAEALRSGKLGVMDYMNLKNIMADTNMRDSIGKLTQNPDEEKR from the coding sequence ATGACACCAGATCAATTTTTATTTATTATCGCTATTGCTTTAGGGCTTGTGTTATTAGCTGTATTCTTTTCGTTCGTTCCAGTTATGCTTTGGATTTCCGCGCTTGCTTCTGGTGTGCCTATTAGTATTTTTACGCTTATTGGGATGCGTTTACGCCGCGTCATTCCATCACGTGTCATTAATCCACTAATTAAGGCAAAAAAAGCAGGGCTTGATGTCACGACTAACCAGTTAGAAAGCCACTATTTAGCCGGAGGAAATGTTGACCGTGTCGTTAACGCTTTAATCGCTGCACAGCGAGCGAATATTAATTTAACGTTTGAACGTTGTGCGGCAATCGATTTAGCAGGACGAAATGTATTAGAAGCGGTACAAATGAGCGTCAATCCAAAAGTCATTGAAACGCCGTTTATTTCTGGCGTGGCGATGGACGGCATTGAAGTGAAGGCGAAAGCACGTATTACCGTGAGAGCTAATATTGATCGGTTAGTCGGTGGCGCAGGGGAAGAGACGATTATTGCTCGCGTCGGGGAAGGTATTGTATCAACGATCGGGTCCCAACATGACCATAAAAAAGTGCTTGAAAATCCAGATATGATTTCACAAACTGTTTTAGCAAAAGGGTTAGACTCAGGAACGGCGTTTGAGATTTTATCGATCGATATTGCAGATATTGATATTGGGAAAAATATTGGTGCAGAATTGCAAACAGACCAAGCGGAAGCGGACAAAAAGATTGCACAAGCGAAAGCGGAAGAGCGTCGGGCGATGGCAGTTGCACTTGAACAAGAAATGAAAGCACGCGTGCAAGAAATGCAGGCGAAAGTCGTGGAAGCCGAAGCGCAAGTGCCGCTTGCGATGGCAGAAGCACTCCGTTCGGGTAAGCTTGGTGTCATGGATTACATGAACTTAAAAAACATTATGGCGGACACGAATATGCGTGATTCGATTGGGAAACTTACACAAAACCCAGATGAGGAAAAAAGGTGA
- a CDS encoding YqzL family protein yields the protein MLDFTWKLFSQTGNIDTYLLFKELERETKEQASDSTYHLSERDYHVL from the coding sequence ATGCTCGATTTTACGTGGAAGCTATTTAGTCAAACAGGAAATATTGACACGTATCTTTTGTTTAAGGAGCTAGAACGCGAAACGAAAGAGCAGGCGAGCGATTCTACGTATCATTTAAGTGAACGAGATTACCACGTCCTGTAA